The genome window AGTAGAACTAATACAGAACCCTGGAGCTGAATTTGAAGCAGAAGGCTCTGGTCCTATTATCAATGTTATTCTTAAAAAGAATGCAAAGTTTGGTACTCATGGAAATGTAAAACTCAACTTGGGTTATGACAATCAAGAAGAGTATGGAAGTAGCTTTGCTATTGGTGGATTGAAAAATAAAATCAACTGGCAGTTCAACTCTGGCTACCGCAGAAGTTCTTGGTTAGATGACCTTGAGATTGAACGTACCGTTAAAGATGACATTTACACCCAAAAAACGTACTCACCTTACTATCCGCAATATGCCCGAATGGGAGGAAGCTTAGATTATTACCTCAATAAATTCCATACGGTTGGCCTTAGCAGTAGACTCAGACATTCTGATTCTGAACGTATCAATGAAAATAGAACGACGATTTCAGAAGCAGAGCAAAAAAATGAGTTGCTCACCAATACCCGTTATGACAATAACTCAACAGTATTTAATGTCAATCCATACTATCAATTTGAAAAAGATAAACATTCAATCAATTTCGATTTGAACTACGTTTCGTATGCAAATTTCAACAACAGCACCTTATTTGAAGTTGGCGGAGAAGGGATTCCTTTTGATGATTTGAACTACGAACAAGACGGTACTTATCAGATCGTTACTGCAAAAGGAGATTATAAATGGACTAAAAATGACAATCTTACATTTTATGCAGGAAGCAAATACGATGTTGTAGAAACGGGAAGTGATCTTAAAACTTATGTTTCTGAAAATAATGAATTTATTTTTGATGAAGCTCAAAGTAACCTGTTTACCATCAATGAAGAAATCTTTGCCCTCTATTCTAAAATAGATGCGAAGTACAAAGACTGGGATTTTTCGGGTGGTCTGCGCTGGGAGTACAGTGAAACTAAAGGTGTTTCCCAAAATACAGAAACACAGTCAAAGCCTCGTATCATCTCAAAGCTTTTTCCGAGTATGAGTATCGGCCGAAAATTGAGTAAACACTTCGGCACAAACCTCAATTACAACTACCGAATTTCTCGTCCGCCTTACAGTTCACTGAATACTTTTGTGTATTATTACGACCCTTACACCTCAGAACAAGGAAATCCGAATATCATTCCTCAGTACACAAATAGCCTTCAATTTAGCTTGACTTATGACGAGCAACCTTTCTTTAGTGTTGGCTATAAAGAAACAAGTGATCATCTTTTCGAATATATTTCTCAAGATGATGAAACAGGGCAGATTTCTAGAGCTTTGATCAATATAGATCATTACAACAATTGGAATATCCGAGCTTTTGCACCTCTAAGTTTTCATAAGAAAATGGATGGTTATACAGGATTTATAGTCAACTACAATGAGTATTTGGATGACCAATTAACGCCAATATTAGATTTATCAAAATGGTCTCTGACGTGGTACACAAGCCTTGAATATGAACTCCCTTGGGATATACATTCTGAACTTTCAGCATATTACGTAACAGGAGGACTTGAAGGGCAAATCGAACATGATTGGATTGCAGACATTAGTTTTGCATTGAGTAAAAGCTTCGCAGAAAATAAGTATAAGGTATATCTGGGTATAAACGACATTCTCAATCGAACTTTCAATGGAACAATCAACAGTAATCAAATCAACGGTAGATTAGTCAATGATTGGTCTCGACAAAATGTTTACATGTCTCTAACCTATAACTTTGGTTCTGACTTTAAGAAAAAAGGACGCAGAAGAAATTCTTCTCAGGATATAGAAAACAGAATTAAGAGCAATAATTAGGGAACGTGCTAAAACGAAAAAAGCATTCTGTCACTTCTACAGAATGCTTTTTTCATTTATAAATTATAAGATTATTCCACTTACTTGGAAAGGGTGTTTAGAATTTTTCATCCACAAGGCTAAGAAACTCCATCAATTCTTCCGAACTGTAATCCCACTCATATCTTTTACCATAAATATCTTTCAAATTGGTTAAAGCCGTATGGTAATTCGGGCATTGATCAACCATTTCGATAGCTGCAGTATAATCAGCTATATTCCCACCAAAAAGAATAGATTGGAATCTGAAACGCATATTCAAGTTGATACTCTCAGCTAAAGACACACCTTGCTGTTTCTGTAAACTTTCTAGAAGTGTTGGCGTCTGCTCTTCAGATTTTAATTGATCATTCAAGCTTTGTTCTTCACTTTCCTCTGCTTTTGCTTCGGCTATTTTTTCACTTAAAGCAGCTTCCTCAGCAGTAGGAATTTCGACTTCTTGTACTTTCTCCTCAACTTCCTCTAGTGGCTTTTCTTCAGCCGTATCTAAATCAATAAATTTAGAAAGACGAGATTGCTCACTTACCGTAGTAGGTTCTGGTACATCTTCATTAATTAGATGTTCCTCATCACGGTTATCGTCTAAGGCAAAAACAGCTTCTATTTTTGAATTTGAATCAGGAATCTCTGTTTGTGGAGAAACATAATCAGGATATAGTTCATATATCCCAACTGTTATCACATCATTGAATTGCTGTAAAATCGGATAAGGTTCTTCCCAATTTGATTTGTGTGAAGCAAAAGTTCGTTTGGCTACGGCAGCCACTTTCTGACTTTCAATAAAGTCTCCGTCACTTGTAAATCTGTTCGATAAATCCTCAACCATTTCCTTATGTACCTTCATGTATCGGAACAAAGGAATTAAGTACTGCTTGATGTCTATGAGTTTCTGTTGGGCTGAGAATAATTCTTCCAAATACTCATCTGGTTTCAGAAGAAAATAGAGCGTATCTTGAACGGCTTCTTTTACTAGTGGCTTGAAGTCTTGCTCATTAATAGAAATATTTTTAGAAAGCTCATTCATTAAACTTCCAAAAGCCTTTTTAACCGTACTTGCCTCATAATCAAAAAATGGACTTCTGATCTTCAGCATTTCCTCTTGCCAATGTTCAAATATTCTACGAATAATAAAATAATTGACTTGCTCCACTCCTGTAAAGGAAACAATTTGGCTTCCTGAAATCACCTCATTTGTAGAAAAAAAAGAGGTGCAAACTTTATCTGCAAACTTATCAGCGTATGTCTGAATCGCCGATAGATTAGGTTTTGAACTCATAAACTTTAGGCTTTAGCAAAATGTGTTACACAACAATTATGCTACTCTTTTCGTTAAGTATGAAAAATCGTGAGAGCGTATGCCACATATAACCATTACGAATCTCCACAATAAAGTTATAAAATTTAAGGGAAATCAAGAGACTACTATACTTCAAATCCTTCAAGCATCCGATATAGACTGGATGCATGCTTGTGGCGGCAAAGGACGTTGTACATCATGTAAGGCGGTCATCGAGGAAGGCTCGAGCAACATTGCTCCTCCTACACTTTTTGAACAAAAGATGAAAGACATCCGAAGACTCAATGATGATGAAAGACTATGTTGTCAGGCCATCGCAGAAGGAAACATTGAGATTAAGGTTCCTGAAGACTTTAAATTTCCACATGTGGAGTACTCAGATTAACGTTTTTTTTTAAAACTTCCTCAACGAAGACCTCCCAGTTCCGACTCGGGAGGTCTTTCTAGTTAGACATAAAAAAAGCCGAACTATTCAGTTCAGCTTTTATATTCTAGATTTATCTATTCTTTCAGTATCATTCTACTTCGATACCTCAGTGATCGCACGCTGATTTTCTAAGTAGCTTTCGATATTATTTAGACCATCTGTAAAACTCTTTTCCAATTGTGGTTCTACCATCATACTTCCAATGATCCTTCTGATTGGATTCATCCCAAAATCAGACTCCATTGACCATACGACAGTAATTCCTTCAGCATCTTCATGAAGAATAAACTCGCCACGATCTTTGGTATCAAACTCAGGCATTGAGATCTCAAACACAAGATCATGTCCTAAGCTTTCTTCAATGATATCAATCTGACCGTTGCCAATATTTTTATTGTCACTCTCCCATTTCATCCAAGCTCCTGCGCCTATCGAACGATCAGAAAACTCATATTTTGCATTTGGGTCTATCTGATACCAAGGCGACCAGTTATTCCAATTTTTGAAATCATGGATTTGGTCGTAAACAAGCGTTTTATCAGCTTTGAACGTGTGAGCAACTTCTACATGAACCTTTTGGGGGAAGATGTAACCAACAAGGACTACGACTGCAGCTATCGCCATAACCGTAAAAAGAATTTTTTTTAGCATATCGAACAAATGTTTAGCGGAAAAAGTATTAAGGTTTTATTATACAACGATTAATATTCAGTCTTATTATTCTGATTACAAATAGTTTAACCCGAACATGATAAACAATCAGGATCGTCCAACGAACAAGAGTTCCCCTGTATATTCTGCTGCTCTTTTTCTTGCTCTTTTGCTTTTTTCAACTGCTCTTTATCTACCGTAAACTTAATCGCATCCGTAGCGGCTTTCGTTCTGAGGTAGTACATTCCTGTTTTTAGTCCTTTTTTCCA of Sediminitomix flava contains these proteins:
- a CDS encoding TonB-dependent receptor, which produces MTKLLLLLTFLLTNTYLVFAQYTIKGNVKSEKGESLPYSNIILHPKDSKKIEGSAVSDDNGVYQITNIEKGEYWMEVVTLGYTSFSTDPFLLDTDKVLDFKLAEDVEVLEEVAVKATVNNIRETAGKLVVDLASSSLVNTNLQDVMKKIPGVIMMNGRLSYGGQQGIRILINGKSTNYMDTESLLQDFPAENIEKVELIQNPGAEFEAEGSGPIINVILKKNAKFGTHGNVKLNLGYDNQEEYGSSFAIGGLKNKINWQFNSGYRRSSWLDDLEIERTVKDDIYTQKTYSPYYPQYARMGGSLDYYLNKFHTVGLSSRLRHSDSERINENRTTISEAEQKNELLTNTRYDNNSTVFNVNPYYQFEKDKHSINFDLNYVSYANFNNSTLFEVGGEGIPFDDLNYEQDGTYQIVTAKGDYKWTKNDNLTFYAGSKYDVVETGSDLKTYVSENNEFIFDEAQSNLFTINEEIFALYSKIDAKYKDWDFSGGLRWEYSETKGVSQNTETQSKPRIISKLFPSMSIGRKLSKHFGTNLNYNYRISRPPYSSLNTFVYYYDPYTSEQGNPNIIPQYTNSLQFSLTYDEQPFFSVGYKETSDHLFEYISQDDETGQISRALINIDHYNNWNIRAFAPLSFHKKMDGYTGFIVNYNEYLDDQLTPILDLSKWSLTWYTSLEYELPWDIHSELSAYYVTGGLEGQIEHDWIADISFALSKSFAENKYKVYLGINDILNRTFNGTINSNQINGRLVNDWSRQNVYMSLTYNFGSDFKKKGRRRNSSQDIENRIKSNN
- a CDS encoding 2Fe-2S iron-sulfur cluster-binding protein → MPHITITNLHNKVIKFKGNQETTILQILQASDIDWMHACGGKGRCTSCKAVIEEGSSNIAPPTLFEQKMKDIRRLNDDERLCCQAIAEGNIEIKVPEDFKFPHVEYSD
- a CDS encoding SRPBCC family protein, whose product is MLKKILFTVMAIAAVVVLVGYIFPQKVHVEVAHTFKADKTLVYDQIHDFKNWNNWSPWYQIDPNAKYEFSDRSIGAGAWMKWESDNKNIGNGQIDIIEESLGHDLVFEISMPEFDTKDRGEFILHEDAEGITVVWSMESDFGMNPIRRIIGSMMVEPQLEKSFTDGLNNIESYLENQRAITEVSK